In the genome of Conger conger unplaced genomic scaffold, fConCon1.1 SCAFFOLD_66, whole genome shotgun sequence, the window tttatctttttattatatttcttttaCTTCAGAGTGTTTTTGTCAGATAAATTGAACCAATACTTAAGTATTGGAAAAAAGAAGCATAACTTCAATTTATAACATAGAATGACAAATTACAATTTAGACAAGTTAAGCTatggaaaaatataattcatactTACCCGTCACTATTAATGTACTTCCATTTCCAAAGCTGATTTCACCGAAGAAGTGAATAAAAGTGCAGTAGTATGTTGCTGAATCTGATGGCTCTACATTTGAGACAGTCAGGTTAAAGCTTCCCTTTGCTGTCTTAGCACTGAGACGTGTACTGTTTTTAAACTTATTGAAAAACACAGCATCTGTATCATAGTTCACCATCTTTGTGACATgctgaggcttctgtccaagtGGGTGCTTTATCCAGCTGATCACGGTCGCTCCTCCTATATCAGAACAGAAACATGGGAGAGTCACGGTGTCTCCAAGCTGAGCTGTCACCAGAGCGTTGGGCTGAACTACACTCTGCCCAAGCAGACCACCTGGAATCcaacagaaagcaatatttcaacttcactgacaatggggggaaaaacaaagcagaaacaCCCACCATTCTCTGTGTACTCTCTGTACACTacttaaaatgattgtaaaatgattttggtCAATAAGTCAGAAACAAGTATACACTTAcacagtttgctgaaaaacacaagaataacacagagggCTGCCATCGCTGTATCTGAGCTTTTCTGTCCTTGAGTTTCTCCTCTGGTTGAGACCCTGTTGTACCCTCCACTGTAAAACTCAAAGTGGACAGAGTAGGAGGACTTGAGCTGATCATTTTCCAGTAGGAGGTCACAAGTCAGGGGCAGATATTATTGGCTGTTAAAACATGTATTGGGTGACAAagttcatgtgtgtatgtgtgtgtgtaaatatatgtgtgtggaagtttgtatgtgtgtgtgtgtgtgtgtgtgtgtgtgtgcgtatatgtgtttatgtgtgtgtgtgtgtctgtgtagaggttcatgaatgtatgtgtatgtgggtgcacgtttgtgtgtgtgtctgtgcacatttgtgtgttagtgcgtgtttgtgggtgtgtctatgtgtgtgtgcatgtttgtgcatgtgtgtgtgtatgtgtgtgtctgcacatttgtgcttgtgttcgtgtgtgtgtgtgcgtgtgcacgtttgtgcatgtgtgtgtgtatatgcgtgtgtttgtgtgtgtgtgtgcacatttgtgaacgtgtgtgtttgtatgtcatgCACTACGGGCACGTGGCACAGATGAGGGAAGAGGTAGTGCGGTTGTAGTGGAAAAAAAACGtttaattttacaacaaaggtaaaaacAGTTGTGGTAGAAAGGTATACAGAGAGGTGTGCTGCATGCTGGAAGCAGAGCCAGCGTGCTGTCTTGCCCATGAGCCTGTTAgtcttctctgtctctgagggggaggcaagttctgaaactgagttcaagaactgcctctctgggaggcaaactggtattgtCTAATACCTCTTTCACACTAAAGCAATGAATGAGGAACCTGTGTTTGCCATTGCTGTGAATGAGGAAACCTGTGTCATTTGACCTGGGAGCACAACCCCAGTCATG includes:
- the LOC133119545 gene encoding immunoglobulin lambda-1 light chain-like, which translates into the protein MAALCVILVFFSKLCGLLGQSVVQPNALVTAQLGDTVTLPCFCSDIGGATVISWIKHPLGQKPQHVTKMVNYDTDAVFFNKFKNSTRLSAKTAKGSFNLTVSNVEPSDSATYYCTFIHFFGEISFGNGSTLIVTGPESQRRTVVLQQPESESVQPGDSVTLQCTVHTETCAGEHSVHWFRPGSGESPPGIIHTHGHRSDECQRSSGTVSPTQSCVYNFPKRNLSLSDAGTYYCAVATCGEILFGNGTMLDVEEGQAKIRT